AAAACTATCTAAATGAAAATGCCTAACCcgttttctttcattcttgGTATGATGGAGCACATGGACCAATCTTCCAATCATTCCAACCCTTTTCACCTACATTTTGGGGAAAATCCAGGTCTCACTCTTATCTCTCAAGTTCTGAATGAAACCAATTATTCTTCCTAGAGTAGAAACACGAGAAGAGCTTTTCTCTCCAAGAACAAGATCAAATTCATATATGATCAAATtaagaaaccttaaaaaaattatctcctATTTCATTCTTGGGAAAGATGCAACATTATGGTTCTATCTTGTAATATCGAGACCCTTTCTTCACAGATTGTAGAAAGTGTCATGTATGTAAAAGATGCCAAAGATTGTGggatgaattgaaagaaaggttctCAAAAGGTGATTACTTCAAGATTTCTGATTACTTCGAAGACATTCACTCAATTAAACAAGGAGAAAGGAGCGTAAGTCAATTCTTTACTAATTTGAAGATTCTTTGGGAAGAATCTTAGGCTCATACCATGTTGTACTTGTGATGTTTCTTATAGTTGTGATTTGTCTAAAATCTTTGTCAAATACAACAAAGTAGAACATGTTGTTTGTTTTCTGAAGGGCCTAAACGATACCTATAACATAAATCCTATTAATAGAGCATCTTCCCAACATCAATTATGTCTTCTCCCTCATCATGCaacaacacaagaaaaacaAGATATTGAGATCACCAATTAGAATACTGAAACCAAGATTCTAGCCAACACTACTGATAAACGAAATCATTGGAAATCAGAACAGACCTGAAGGTCTTAGGGAAGTGGTTCTGGATCACATGATcaaggaagaaggagaaaaagaaatccCAATTAAGGGAAATAATGCTCTTACTTCCAAAAGATGAACCACATTATGGATGAATGCTACTTTAAAAATGGTTACCCACTGTGGTACCAGAAGAATGACAACAACAATCAGGACAAATGAGAGCATAGTAACTAGAACTCCGCCGATGTTTGCAAGAGTGATTATGCACTTACAGAAACACAACCCACCTAACAGGCAAACACTAACACTACATTCAGTTCCTCTACTCCAAAATAGATGTAGAAGTTGCTAaagatgatataaaatattgatgatTCTTCATATAGAATtagtcaaatataaaagaacataACAGAAGACAAACAAggtatattttcatatattatagaGACCAGGTCACTGATCATGTGACCCATAGtcttttttcataaaatcaaaCTCATATCTGTTAAACTGCCAAATAACATCATCATAGTGTCAAACAAGCAAGAACCATTCAGTTTTCGAAagattttattatctttagtGTCTTATATTTTCcccttttatcttttaatctAATATATGTCCAAAGTTTAATTAGGGAAATAAACTGCATCCTAACATTTTCCTCTAAGATGTGTCAAATACTTGACAATTCTACCTTGAAAATGATTGAATGTGTTAATGTCTACAAGGGCCTTTGTTACTTGcaatattttcctatttttgaCCAAGATTTCATtcctaaatttattttctcttataaaCGTGTTTATGTTAATATGTAGCATTGTAGATAAGCCACCCTAGACACAAAATTATAgaacatatatgaaaaaatttcCCTTATGTACAAATACCTTCTCATATTGCTTATGGTGTATGCCATTATGCTAAACAATATTACCTTTCCCTAAAAGTAGTTCTCTGTCttctaattattttgaaatgataCACTATGATATATGGAGTCCTGTTTCTATTCCTTTTGTTCATGGTCATAGATATTTCCTTACTATAGTTTATGATTACAACAGACATACTTAGGCTTTTCTAATGCATAATAAAGGTCAGACTAGAGATTTATTGCATAAATTtgttatatgaattaaaaaccAGTTTTAAGATCATTAGAATTGACAATAGACCTGAGTTTAATTATATTGCTTTGTACAATTTTTATGGTATTGACCATTAAAGAAGCTATGTTGACACTCCTCAACAAAAACTTTGTTATGGAGTGCAAacattatcatatattaaacaTAACTAGTAGCCTGCTTTTTCAATCCAATGTTTCTAATTCTTACTGGTCCTATGTTTGCTCTCATGccatatttgataaataagttTCCTTCCCTTATCCTTAATGGCAAAACTCCCTATGATTTGATGTATGACACTCCTCCCACAGGGAATATTGATTGCCCCTACACATCAACACGGGGCTTTTcaatgtgttttgtcctcactcgcacactttctgGGAAAACTTTCCAGAAGGTCActcatccctaaattactctaggctaagcacgcttaaccatagagttcttatgggttaggctaccgaaaagcaaatgcatattgttgatatgagtagccaaatcaattcctttaagctatccttcaaccgcatagtctcatacctatatagtctctagatccctctcattccagtgtatgttcgattcttccatatgccccttccactagaagcctgccaggagtcgctcTTTGTTTGTGTCTCTCGCACtttgtgcctcttgcaccgacgattaCTCTCTGCCCTCGTCAATGCCCGAGTGTCACAATAATTCTATTGATGAACAAAGCCCGATTGAAATTGACAACAATAGCCAAAGGCCTATTGAGAGTGCTAATACTGACAACACTAATACTACTGAAAGTGAAGGAGTTCACAATCGTAGAAGGTCCACTAGATTTAGAAGGACTCGTGGATACTTGGATGACTAAATACATCATGTTAATCAATCCTCATCTAAATCCTTATGCATAAGAAATGGTTTCAAAACTCTATATCTTATCTCTAACGTTTTATCTTATAACTCTTTttctaagaaatatttaaaatacaccCTGGCTATAATTGCTAGTAGTGAACCTCGTTCCTATGGTGAAGCCAAAACCAACTGTGGGTGGATGGATGCTATGTAGAAAAAGATCAAAGCTTTGTAGGACAATAGTACTTGGTATCTAACCTAACTACCTCATTGAAAAACTCTCATCGGTTGTAGATGGGTatacaaaatcaaacacaaagcAGATGACACCATAGAAAAGTACATGACCCGCTTAGTGGCTAAAGGTTATACCCAACAAGAAGGAATAAACTTTTTGGATACTTTTTCTCCTATTGCCAAGCTCACCACTGTCCGGTTACTACTTTCCTTTGTTGCCTCAAAGAATTGGTTCGTACACCAACATGATTGGACAATGTCTTTCTACATGGGACCTAAATGAAGAAGTTTACATGGAGCCACCGCCTAGTCTGAATGTTCATGAAAATGGACAAGTTTACAAACTAACTAAGTCTTTATATGGTCTAAAACAGAACAGTAGGCAATGGTTTGACAAACTATCCACTTtacttatatttgtttattacaCTCAGTTTAAATCTGACCATTCTCTCTTCATAAAGAAAACACCTGAATATTTCACAGCTATTATTgtgtatgtagatgatattattttggCAGAAAATTTCATCACAGAGATTGATCACGTAAAGGCTCTTTTACACCATAAATTTCGGATTAGAAACCTAGGAAAGCTTAAATACTTCCTAGGCTTTGAAATGGTCGGGTCTAAGAAGGGCATTCATCTTTGTCAAAGGAAATATGCTTTGGAAATTCTTGAAGAAATAACAATACTAGGAAGCAAGTCATGCTCTACTTCCTTTCTAAGTGACATAATTCATGTATAAAATCGAGAATCACTTAGATAATCCCAATTCCTATCACAGATTTATAAAGAAGTTGCTTTACCTTACCAACACTATATCGGACTTATGTTCTTTTGTCAATTTGTTAAGTCAATCTATATAATCACCTACTAACTATCTCCTTTAATATCTTTACATCCAGGCATAAAGCTCACAATCAAAGCTTCCATAAAAGGACGAAGCATATTGACTTGGACTATCATGTTGTACGCAAAAAGATCCAAGCCAATCTCTTGCATCTTATTCCCATTCGTTTGAATGAATAACTTGCCGACATATTCACCAAGTTTCCTCACCATGTTCGTTTTCGATCTATTATTCCCTAGCTTAGATTAGTTCAAATACATCATCCAACTTGAGAGAAGACTATCAAAACCTTTAAATCAATTAAGATTACTACTAAAGTAGTAATTAGTTAGTTAGGATTAGTTGTTAGTTAGAGTTTTTCCCTCTTTCCCTTTTTCCCCTTTCTCTATTTGCAGAAATCCTATATAAGATAGAGTTTCTCCTTTCTCTCATGTAAGACAGAAAACACAAATTCAATAAGAGTTTTATGTTTCCCTTATCTGTCTCAAGCTTTCCCTTTGCTTCCATGCTTTCTTTCGTCACCAGTGCCATGGATCCCTCTCCTGTTAcaactcttcttctttcacCATTTCTGATAGTTTATGTTATAAGTGAATTATAAAAGTTGAGTGCATGAGGTTGTGTAGTGCGACATTTTGATTCTGAATGTGAATTCTTGATTTAATCTAATGATAACTTTTATTAACTTATTCTTATAGGTATTGTTATACTGTCACATCtgataattatattatgtaCATGTATAGACATAACAAGTACATGATGAATGTTtggacaataataaaaaatctcctttgaattatcttttatatatatatatatatatatatatatatatatatataatattatatttatttatttatttattgtaagtttaaattgtatttttgttttaatataatatttataccaACTCTTTAATGAATTATAGGATAGTTGATAGGGTAATTGTATAGGTGTTACAAAAGTTGTACTGTCAGATTAGATTACAGCTTGTCCATgtgtataaatttttatttaagtaaatttgaaaaacaaattataaaaatttgataaaaaccTTGAAACACCATGTAAGAACcttgaaacacaaaataagaACCTTGAAACACCACGTTCTTACTGTCAAAAGTTGTACTGTGAAATTACAGCTTGTCCATCtgcaaaaaaatttatttaagtaaatttggaaaaaaaattataccaatTTGATAAAAACCTTGGAACACAAAAAGTTCTTACTTTTTGTTATAACACAagatttaaacataaaaaaaaaaaaagacatttaaaTATTTCTGATATTCCACCTCTCTTACTCTAATTGAAAAGTTATACattgaaacaaatttataaaataaaaaacaatttgtagTTAATTAACTGTCTTACAGTATATAATAAGAcatgtatattataattaacttgTTAATGAAAATGATGTGAAAGTTTTCAATGGGTTTGGAATAACATTAAAAGCGGCTGCGTTGTTGCTTACTCCACACATGCTTAAGCAAGCTCATTCCACCCAAATATTAACAATACACACATCAATGACTTTTTCATAAACTATAATAACCCAGTCAAACAAACCAACAGATTATGCAAAGGCAGTGATAGAAGTGACGAAGGTGTTAGCTACTCTTTTCTGACGTTAACCTTTGGAAATCAATCACTAcgatttgagaggatttaaagataactttttattgttgtttatttgaatgaatttagaagtaaacaaaaatgaatttaaaagtaaacttttttaatctgtcacataaattaaattctacactcagaaactttacttttaaatctACTCttatttacctccaaattcattcaaataaacaacaaaaaaaaatcatcttcaaACCTACTCGGTTACTCTTCCTAAAATCCTAAGTTAAGAATGTTTCATAGCCGAaaacataattcaaattttttacgTTGGAAAATGTCCGCATCAGTGGCCGGCAGAATAAAATTGGAATTGACCTTGGCAAACAATTATGCACTGCTCAAGTCAATACAAAAAAGTGTTCTATCATTAATAATACACATTCAAcataattctataattatatattcttatcctctcttttttttatctacagAGAAATTGTCACTTGTTTCAGTCAACGTTTAATTGTTCACAGATTTTGATGCCGGTTAATCTGCAATCATGCaaaccatttttaaaattgcTTAACAATTCAGAGagttgttcttattttattaaccaTCTCTCCAATTTTTGACGAGTTCTTGCCTTAATTTATCATCTATATATACTCTTTTGGGCTGTTTTCTTacagtgatttttttttttctttttaaatttgttaaaataggGAAAAAAATTGCTTAAATATCTGATTTTcgtgaaaatagaaaattacttttgaatattctttttttagctgggaatatatatatatatttttttcttgtttagaaGATTAGTGTGATAGAATTAATCGCCGACTTTGACAGCGGAAGATGAATAAGAAGAGGTCCATCGTAGATGGTTGTGTTGTGATGAATCAAAAAATCTAGAAAACCGGCCATACAAAATGGAACGATGGTTAAACCATTGGTGCCACCAAAAAGATGTGGTCAAAGTGTCAAACATCAAAGAACCTTTTAACATTAACATTTGACCATTCTTAATCACCACAACACTTTTTCTACAcaataattaatacattttcTATTCAATAATTAAGATAAGGTTTAAATATAATACCATCATTAGCTCTtataaaatgagttttattttttattttaagataagattgagaaattttctcttttataaagtaattttctttagaGAATTCGAAAGATATGAATTGTACCTTTTTTAATCTgacaagtttttcttttattttttattttattttaaaaagctgaaaattttaaagaaataattattctcttaaaaaaatattatttcttagaagaatttgtaataataaatggGTCGCggatatttaatttgttgtttttctaaaacttaaacttattatttttccttaaaaattattagattctttcatattcattcttcaaataattttaatatttattttaaatccgttgtgaaaatataaaagcatTAGAAATTTCATTCAGATAGATGCTAACTTTTGGTAAAGAAACACTTCATATATTCTATTTAACCATTCattaattataagataaataaCAGATCTCACAtggtaacaaaaaaaaaaagaatttaaaatcaaatactactaaaaatatattttcttagtcaaactaaaaaaattaatcctaAAAATGACCATTTAAAAGGTGTAATTACATAAGaagaatattattaataatagaaaaaaaagattgaatGAGGAAGAAAGTCCTCCTTTGACCCATCTTTAAGGCAGACACATACTCTCCTTTAAATACCCTCTGccatctctctctctccccCTCATGATAACCGAAACAAAACTCAAACACAGTTTTCTTGAAGAAcaggaagaagaacaagaatcTGCACAGTGCCAACGTTGTTGTCGCAATATGTCTTGTTTCGTAGCAGTTCCTAATTCCCCCGTGTTCTCTCTcttcaacaacaacaccaacaacaatAACTCTTCTTCCATGACAGAACCTCTCATGCTTTCTCTTCCCATTCCCTCGACCACACCCTCTTGCTCCTCTCCTCCTTCCTCTCCCCTGTTGAAGCGAAGAAGACCTGCAAAACTCGACATTCCCGTCGCTTCTCTCTCACTGACGCTCTCGACGGCGCCGGCGCCGTCTCCGGCGATGGACTCGGTCATCGAGGTCGACGGAAGCGGGTTTTCTGTGTTCTGCAGACGAGGAAGGAGGGCCCACATGGAGGACCGTTACTCCGCTGCCGTTGATCTTCGCGGTGAACCCAAGCAGGTAACTTAGAATCAAGTTTTCTTCGATTTCTTCCAAGATTTTGGTGTTGGGTTTGTTTGGCATTGACCTTAGAATCATTTCGGAAAATCAATGAATTAGAGAAAAAAGTTAGTGACGGAAATGGTTGTTTTCTCACCAAGTTTAacgtaaaaataattatttacaaaactttTAGAATTACTATAAATGGTCAATGTTGGCGAATTAGttgataagaataaaaaaacaattttatttgttaaattaatattttccatAAGGTTAGAGAAAGTATATGAAATTCTTTTGTAAAATTGcattatatataaatctttgAGTTATAAAGAAACTAATCtcaatcttttttttatatatttttctctcctaaaagtttttaaaataaaaaaatttcattcaaacataaaatatatattttttttttaattaaatcttagGGTTCtgaaaattgttatattttatgataactcatcaattattttcattattttttttataatcatgtTATAGTTATATAACAACCAtcatatttgataataatttatttatttcagtttgaaaatctatttaaattgtTCGAACAGtttagaaaattgttttaacctaaattttgtgattaattGTGAagtttgtttgatatatatgCTTTAAGGGGCAGAAAGGATGCAAGTGCAGCAACGAGTTTTAACATggagtttttttgttgtttgtttagGCTTTCTTCGGCATATTCGATGGGCATGGAGGCACAAAAGCTTCGGAATTCGCTGCACATAACTTGGAGAAGAATGTGTTGGATGAGGTGGTTAGGAGAGATGAAAGTGACATTGAGGAGGCAGTGAAACATGGTTACCTCAACACAGATTCTGAATTCTTGAAGGAGGATCTTCATGGTGGCTCTTGCTGTGTGACAGCATTGATATGGAATGGCAACCTTGTTGTCTCTAACGTTGGGGATTGTCGTGCTGTGATTAGCAGAGGCGGGGTGGCAGAAGCCCTCACATCTGATCACAGGCCGTCAAGGGAAGATGAAAGGGACAGAATTGAAACTCAGGTATTTGATTAATCAACCATGTGTTAATCCTAATTACAATTTGTCTTCCAAGCATCTA
Above is a genomic segment from Vigna radiata var. radiata cultivar VC1973A chromosome 10, Vradiata_ver6, whole genome shotgun sequence containing:
- the LOC106775619 gene encoding probable protein phosphatase 2C 2, yielding MITETKLKHSFLEEQEEEQESAQCQRCCRNMSCFVAVPNSPVFSLFNNNTNNNNSSSMTEPLMLSLPIPSTTPSCSSPPSSPLLKRRRPAKLDIPVASLSLTLSTAPAPSPAMDSVIEVDGSGFSVFCRRGRRAHMEDRYSAAVDLRGEPKQAFFGIFDGHGGTKASEFAAHNLEKNVLDEVVRRDESDIEEAVKHGYLNTDSEFLKEDLHGGSCCVTALIWNGNLVVSNVGDCRAVISRGGVAEALTSDHRPSREDERDRIETQGGYVDMCRGVWRIQGSLAVSRGIGDRNLKQWVIAEPETKVLKIEPLHDLLILASDGLWEKVSNQEAVDIAGPFCVGNNRQQPLQACKKLVDLSVSRGSVDDISVMIIKLQNYV